Genomic DNA from Klebsiella variicola:
AGTCGACTTACTTTACTGTGAAACAGGTGGGTGATGTTTACCCCCTTCGTTGTCACTTGGTATTCAAAAATAATAATCAGGAGTCAGGCGTGGAATCACAAAATATAACCATAGACCCGCAGACCGACTTTAAAAAGGGGGAAGCGGAAACCCTTTCAGTTCCCTTAGAAAATACACTACAACGTAGTTCTCGTATTAAAAATATTCAAACAACGGCAATGATTCTGTTATTTCTGGCGGCGGTGATTAACTACCTCGACCGAAGTTCATTGTCCGTTGCGAACTTAACGATTCGCGAGGAGTTAGGGCTTACCGCCACTGAAATCGGGGCGCTGTTATCGGTTTTCTCTCTGGCCTATGGCATTGCGCAACTGCCCTGCGGGCCGTTGCTGGATCGCAAAGGTCCACGCATCATGCTGGGGCTGGGGATGTTTTTCTGGTCGCTATTTCAGGCGGTCTCCGGGATGGTGCACAGCTTTACCCAGTTTGTCCTGGTGCGTATCGGCATGGGGATCGGCGAAGCGCCGATGAACCCGTGCGGCGTCAAGGTGATCAACGACTGGTTTAATATTAAAGAGCGCGGCCGCCCAATGGGCTTCTTTAACGCCGCCTCGACGATTGGCGTGGCGATCAGCCCGCCGATCCTTGCCGCGATGATGCTGATGATGGGCTGGCGCTGGATGTTTATTACCATCGGCGTACTGGGGATCTTTGTCGCTATCGGCTGGTATATGCTTTATCGCAACCGGGAGGATATCCCCCTCACCGCCGATGAGCAGGCCTACCTTAATGCCGGAAGCGTCAACGTGCGCCGCGACCCGCTGAGCTTTGCCGAATGGCGCAGTCTGTTTAAAAACAAAACCATGTGGGGAATGATGTTCGGCTTCAGCGGCATCAACTATACCGCCTGGCTATATCTGGCATGGCTGCCGGGTTACCTGCAAACGGCGTATAACCTCGATCTGAAAAGTACCGGGTTTATGGCCGCCATTCCTTTCCTGTTTGGTGCCGCCGGTATGCTGATCAATGGCTACGTCACCGACTGGCTGGTCAAAGGCGGCATGGCCCCGATCAAAAGCCGCAAGATCTGCATTATTGCCGGGATGTTCTGCTCCGCGGCGTTTACGCTGATCGTGCCGCATGCCACCACCTCAATCGCGGCGGTGCTGTTAATCGGTATGGCGTTGTTCTGTATTCATTTTGCCGGAACGTCCTGCTGGGGATTGATCCACGTCGCCGTAGCATCAAGAATGACGGCTTCCGTCGGCAGTATTCAGAATTTCGCCAGCTTTATCTGCGCTTCATTCGCACCGGTGGTGACCGGATTTATTGTCGATACCACCCATTCCTTCCAGCTGGCACTGGTTATATGCGGCTGTGTGACCGCTCTCGGCGCACTGGCCTACATTTTCCTGGTTCGCCAGCCGATTAGTGACCCGCGTAACGACTGAATCTTAACGCCCTGCTGACCGCAGGGCATTCATCGTTGCGCTCATTTCATACTGCTGCAGCGATAGCGGCGCATATCCCGCCGCGGCAAACAGCGGTGTAAACGTTTCCGGGACCGTCACCGAAGTCCCCACACCCGGGAACTGCTGCGCCAGCGTCACCAGCAGCTCACGCGCCAGCCCCTGACGGCGGGCGGCGGGCTCCACCCACAAAAATTGCAGTACAGGCCGTGAGCCCGCCGTCGTTAGAACCGCGAAGGCGCGCTGTTCCAGCGTCACGACCTGACATGGCAGGGTGGCGAAGGTGAGCGGATCCAGCAGCCAGGGGAGCTGACTGTTACTCTCGTCAATGACGCGCCGTAGCAGGGCCAGGGTGGGATAAAGCTGTAACACCTTCGATGTCGCAGCCAGAGGCGCTGTGCTCAGGTAGCCGCAGAGCCCATAGCGCCGCGTAAAGCCCAGCGTCTGATATAGCGCGACGGCCGCATGGTTATCGCGGATCACCTCCAGAGATACCGTCTCAACCCCCTGTTGTTGCAGGAGCATTAGCAGATCTTGCATCAGTTCCCGGCCCAGGCCTTTGCCGCGCCAGGCCGGGCGCAGGGCAAAGGCCGCCAGGCGAGCGGCACTTCCCCGGCGGGCGACAATCGCGATCGCCGCCGGTTCATCTCCGGCCAGCCAGACGCGGGAATCGATCAGGCTCATTCCTTCGGCGCTAAAACGCTGTGCAAATCCCGCCACCGACTGGGTAACAGGCACCAGATAGGCTTCAAAACAGGCGTTGAGAATATCCGTTAACTGCACGCTGCTGAACTGCGTGGCGGGAACGGCGGTCAGCTCCATACTTTTCTCCCGAAGGCTGCTATGCTGAGGTGATGAAAACTAACACTATAACTGCCGGTGCCGTATTACGCCTGACTCAGGAGAGCGATATCGCCCTTCTGCCCGCCATTGAACGTTCTGCCGCCCAGGCATTTCGCCAGATCCCCTCTCTCGCCTGGCTGGCGGACAGTGAGGTGATTAGCGTTGCGCGTCATCATGATTATCTGGAAACCGAGCATAGCCTGCTGGCGGAAGCCGCCGGGCAGCCGATTGGCTTTATTCTGACCGAACCGCTCGACGATGCGTTATTTATCGTCGAAGTCGCCGTCCATCAGGACTGGCAGCATCAGGGCATCGGCAGGATGCTGCTGAAGCAGGTTATCGAGGGCGCACAGCAGATGGGCTACCCGGCGGTAACCCTCACCACCTTCCGCGAGGTGCCGTGGAATGCGCCGTTTTATACCCGTCTGGGATTCACCATGCTCGATGAGCTGACCCTGCCTGCCGGACTGGCGGCAAAAAGGGAACAGGAGACCCGGCACGGCCTGCCGCCCGAGTCGCGCTGCGCCATGCGCCTGTCGCTCTGATGGTCGGCCCGCCGCGCTCCGCGCTTTACTATGGCCGCAAGGCGCAAATCTCATCATGCAATGAACGACTGATGGTAACCCCCTGCTGCTCACTCTGCTGACGGCAGGCGAACCGCCGCTCGCCCGGCAGCCGCGCCCCCTGATCCTGCATCGCATTGAACAGCGTTTCGGCGCGCGCCAGCTGCTCCTGTGCCTGCGCGCCGAGAAAGCGCTGCGGATCCAGCGCCAGAATCAGCTCGCCGCCGTAGGGGAGACCGCCCGCGCCATTATCCCACGCCAGCGATTCGGCGCTGGTCATATCGCCGATAAGCGGCCCGGCCAGCAGCTCAACCATTGCCGCCAGCGCCGAGCCCTTATGGCCGCCGAAGGTTAACATCGCGCCGTTCAGCACCTCTGCGGCATCGGTCGTTGGCTGTCCCTGACTGTCGATTCCCCACCCTTCCGGTAGCGCTTTGCCGGCGCGCTGATGCAGCTGGATCTCGCCGCGCGCCGCGGCGCTGGTCGCCATATCAACAATAAACGGCGGCTTGTCCCGCCGCGGCCAGCCAAAGGCGATAGGGTTGGTGCCGAACAGCGGACGCGTGCCGCCCGCCGGGGCGACCCAGGCGTGGCTTGGCGTACAGGCCAGCCCCACCAGCCCTGCCTCGGTCAACGGCTCAATATCGGCAAACAGCGCGGAAAAATGGACGCAGCGATTAATCGCCAGCGCCGCAATGCCGTTGTGCCGCGCCTTCTCCAGCAGCAGCGGCAGCGCGCGCTCGTAGGCCAGCAGGGAAAAAGCGCCCCCGGCATCCGCCCGCGCAATCGCCGGCGCCTGGTCGTGGATCTGCGGCTCGGCATCAGGCGATACCTTACCTTTGCGCAAGGTATCGACAATGCCCAACAGCCGCCACAGGCCGTGGGAAGCGCAGCCGTCGCGCTCCCCGGCAGCCACGTTACGGGCGATGGCCGCCGCGTGGTCGGCGCCGAATCCATTGGCGCTGAGCACCGCCAGCGCCAGGTCATAAGCTTCAGGTAACGATAGAGTTACCGACTCCATACTGTTCTCCTTTACTCTTCTTCGTCTCCGCTAAAATTAGCCTGCGGCAGGCAGCTGCGCGCGCCCCAGTAGTAAATCCCCAACGACATCGCCGCCACCAGCACCGTATCCCAGGGGTGACCGATAACATTAAGCCCGCCGAAGCTGCCCAGCCAGGAAAAGAGGATAATCAACGCATAAAACACGATCAGCCACAGCGAAGACTTCACCTGCTGCGCCAGGCTCACGGCATGTTCCGGCACCTGACCTTTGCACATCACGTAGACGACAAACATCACGATTTGCAGCCCCAGCAGCCACGAGAGCGTATTCCAGCCTGACCAGTAGACAATCAGCGCCGAGATCATAAACGATACCGGGCCGATGATGCCGAAGGCGCGCACGCGGAACGGCCGCGGCAGATCCGGCGCGTTGCGGCGCAGCCCGGCAGCGGTCACCGGAGCGATGGCGTAGCTCAGCACCAGGGCAGCCGACACCACGCTAATCAGCTGTTCCCAGGAGGGGAACGGCAGCGTCCAGAAGATTGAAAGCCCGAAGGTCAGCCACAGCGCCGGACGCGGAATCCCGGACGCTTTATCGATATGGGTAAAGGCTTTAAAGAAAGTACCCGCCTTCGCCCAGCCGTAGATCACCCGCGGCGTCGCGTTCATATAGATATTGCCGGTGCCGCTCGGGGAGATGATCGCATCGCTTATCACCATAAAGGCCAGCCAGCCCATGCCGAGGGTAATGGCAATATCGCGATACGGCAGCGAGAACTGTTTGCTCACCTCGGCCCAACCGCCGTTCAGCATTTCGGTGGGGATACTGCCAAGGAACGCCAGCTGCAGCAGCACGTAGATAATCGTCGACAGCACCACTGATAAAATCAACGCAATAGGGATAGTCCGCTGCGGCTTTTGTACTTCGCTGGCCACCGAGATAATCGGCGTCAGTCCCAGATAAGCGAAGATAATTCCGCCCGCGCTGATCGCCGCTTCCACCCCGGACATGCCGAATGGCGCAATCCCCTGCGCGTGCAGGTTCTCCGGTTTAAAGAAGGCGAACAGCGTCACCACCACCAGCAGCGGCACCAAAAACTTGAGCACGCTGATGAAGTTGTTCGATCGGGCGAAGGTCTTAACGCTGTAGTAGTTAAGCGCAAAGAAGAAACAGAGCAGCAGGAACTGCACCACCCACCCCAGCAGCGTCGGCGAACTGGAACCCGGCTGGGTCAGCGCCGGAAACCAGGCGGCGGCATATTGCCGGGCGGCGACAATTTCAATCGAGATCAGGCTGGAGAAAGCGATCAGGGTGATGAACCCCAGCAGATAGCCCATCAGCTCACCGTGGGAAAAGACCGGGTAGCGAATAATGCCGCCGGCGCGCGGCAGCGCCGCCCCCAGCTCGCAGTAGACAATCCCCAGCAGCAATACTGCAAAGCCGCCGATCACCCACGAGGCGATCCCGGCCGGACCGGCGATGGAGGCCACGTGGCTGGCGGCGAATAACCATCCGGAGCCGAATATCGCCCCCAGGCCGATAAAGGTGAGATCGGTCAGGGTCAGCTGTTTTTTAAACTTACCCGACTCAGCAACGCGGGTTTGACTGTTATGCGTAGTGTGAATGGTCATGGTGATGCCCTTGCGTCAATGAGAGGAGGAAATCGCTTCCCGGGTCCACTGGCCGTTGACCAGGCGCAGCAGGTTCAAAGGGTTCGCATCCTGCAGCGCCGGCGGTAACAGGGCGGCGGGCGCGTTCTGCAGACAGACCGGGCGCAGAAAGCGTTCAATCGCCCGGCTGCCGACCGAAGTCCCGCGTGCGTCGGTGGTCGCCGGCCACGGGCCGCCGTGGACCATCGCATCGCACACTTCCACGCCGGTGGGATACCCGTTAAACAGCACCCGTCCGGCCTTCTCACAAAGCAGCGGTAGCAGGCTCGCCGCCAGCGGGCCATCATCCGCCTCGGCATGCAGCGTCGCGGTGAGCTGACCCTGCAGCGCTTTCACCACCGCCTGCAGCTGGGCCACGTCGTCCACTTCCACCAGTAGCGATAACGGGCCGAAAACTTCGGTCTGCAGCAGCGTATCCTGCGCCAGCAGATCCTCGACCTGAGCCTGCCACAGCAGGGTCTGCGCCTGCCCGGCGCCGGCGGCGATGCCGCTCGCCAACTTCTCGATACGCGGGTGCGCCGCCAGTGCCGCCACTCCCTGACGGTAGTGCTGAAGGGTCGGCGCATTGAGCAACACCTGCGGCGTGGAGTCCGCTACCGCCGCGCACAGCGCCGACTTGAAGCGTTCCAGCCCGGCGCCGCGCAGCGCCAGAATCAGCCCCGGACGGGTACAGAACTGGCCGCCGCCGAGGGTGAATGACGCCACCAGCTCGTTTGCCAGCGCCCCGGCCCGCGTCTGCAGCGCCTGCGGCAGAATAATCAATGGGTTAATCGCCGACATTTCAGCAAACAGCGGAATTGGCTGCGGGCGCTGCTGCGCCAGCTGATACAGCGCCTTACCGCCGGCCAACGAACCGGTAAAGCCAACGGCCTGAATCGCCGGATGACGGACCAATTCGGCGCCGATATCGGTCCCGAAAATCATATTGAATACGCCGCCGGGTAAACCGCACCGTACCACCGCCCTGACGATCGCCTCGGCGGTCAGCTCGGCGGTGGCCATATGGCCCGGATGGGCCTTCACCACCACCGGGCAGCCAGCCGCCAGCGCCGAGGCGGTATCGCCGCCAGCGGTAGAAAAGGCCAACGGAAAGTTGCTGGCGCCAAACACCGCCACCGGCCCTAACGCCTGCTGATACTGGCGCAGGTCCGGGCGCGGCAGCGGCTGACGGTCGGCTAAGGCGGTATCAATACGGGCGGCGAAGGTATCACCGCGCAGGATCACGTCAGCAAACATCCGCAACTGGCCGCTGGTGCGCGCCCGCTCTCCCTGTAGCCGCGCCAGCGGCAGCGCGGTCTCCTGCCCGGCGATAGCAAAAAACGGCTCGCCCAGCGCGTCCAGTTCATCGGCAATCGCGCAGAGAAAGTGCGCCCGCTGCTGCGGCGTGGTTTGTGAATAGACGGCAAAGGCCTGCTGCGCGGCTTCTGCGGCCAGTGCGGCTTCCTCACGGGAAGCCGGATAAAAGCGGTGGCCGGTGGCTTCGCCGTCCACCGCCCGCAGGCTCAATAGCGTCGCCTCACCGCTGGCAATACGGCGTCCGGCGATAAACTG
This window encodes:
- a CDS encoding MFS transporter, with the protein product MESQNITIDPQTDFKKGEAETLSVPLENTLQRSSRIKNIQTTAMILLFLAAVINYLDRSSLSVANLTIREELGLTATEIGALLSVFSLAYGIAQLPCGPLLDRKGPRIMLGLGMFFWSLFQAVSGMVHSFTQFVLVRIGMGIGEAPMNPCGVKVINDWFNIKERGRPMGFFNAASTIGVAISPPILAAMMLMMGWRWMFITIGVLGIFVAIGWYMLYRNREDIPLTADEQAYLNAGSVNVRRDPLSFAEWRSLFKNKTMWGMMFGFSGINYTAWLYLAWLPGYLQTAYNLDLKSTGFMAAIPFLFGAAGMLINGYVTDWLVKGGMAPIKSRKICIIAGMFCSAAFTLIVPHATTSIAAVLLIGMALFCIHFAGTSCWGLIHVAVASRMTASVGSIQNFASFICASFAPVVTGFIVDTTHSFQLALVICGCVTALGALAYIFLVRQPISDPRND
- a CDS encoding GNAT family N-acetyltransferase, whose product is MELTAVPATQFSSVQLTDILNACFEAYLVPVTQSVAGFAQRFSAEGMSLIDSRVWLAGDEPAAIAIVARRGSAARLAAFALRPAWRGKGLGRELMQDLLMLLQQQGVETVSLEVIRDNHAAVALYQTLGFTRRYGLCGYLSTAPLAATSKVLQLYPTLALLRRVIDESNSQLPWLLDPLTFATLPCQVVTLEQRAFAVLTTAGSRPVLQFLWVEPAARRQGLARELLVTLAQQFPGVGTSVTVPETFTPLFAAAGYAPLSLQQYEMSATMNALRSAGR
- a CDS encoding GNAT family N-acetyltransferase, translating into MKTNTITAGAVLRLTQESDIALLPAIERSAAQAFRQIPSLAWLADSEVISVARHHDYLETEHSLLAEAAGQPIGFILTEPLDDALFIVEVAVHQDWQHQGIGRMLLKQVIEGAQQMGYPAVTLTTFREVPWNAPFYTRLGFTMLDELTLPAGLAAKREQETRHGLPPESRCAMRLSL
- a CDS encoding Ldh family oxidoreductase; the encoded protein is MESVTLSLPEAYDLALAVLSANGFGADHAAAIARNVAAGERDGCASHGLWRLLGIVDTLRKGKVSPDAEPQIHDQAPAIARADAGGAFSLLAYERALPLLLEKARHNGIAALAINRCVHFSALFADIEPLTEAGLVGLACTPSHAWVAPAGGTRPLFGTNPIAFGWPRRDKPPFIVDMATSAAARGEIQLHQRAGKALPEGWGIDSQGQPTTDAAEVLNGAMLTFGGHKGSALAAMVELLAGPLIGDMTSAESLAWDNGAGGLPYGGELILALDPQRFLGAQAQEQLARAETLFNAMQDQGARLPGERRFACRQQSEQQGVTISRSLHDEICALRP
- a CDS encoding APC family permease — protein: MTIHTTHNSQTRVAESGKFKKQLTLTDLTFIGLGAIFGSGWLFAASHVASIAGPAGIASWVIGGFAVLLLGIVYCELGAALPRAGGIIRYPVFSHGELMGYLLGFITLIAFSSLISIEIVAARQYAAAWFPALTQPGSSSPTLLGWVVQFLLLCFFFALNYYSVKTFARSNNFISVLKFLVPLLVVVTLFAFFKPENLHAQGIAPFGMSGVEAAISAGGIIFAYLGLTPIISVASEVQKPQRTIPIALILSVVLSTIIYVLLQLAFLGSIPTEMLNGGWAEVSKQFSLPYRDIAITLGMGWLAFMVISDAIISPSGTGNIYMNATPRVIYGWAKAGTFFKAFTHIDKASGIPRPALWLTFGLSIFWTLPFPSWEQLISVVSAALVLSYAIAPVTAAGLRRNAPDLPRPFRVRAFGIIGPVSFMISALIVYWSGWNTLSWLLGLQIVMFVVYVMCKGQVPEHAVSLAQQVKSSLWLIVFYALIILFSWLGSFGGLNVIGHPWDTVLVAAMSLGIYYWGARSCLPQANFSGDEEE
- a CDS encoding aldehyde dehydrogenase (NADP(+)); amino-acid sequence: MNASQTMAGRQFIAGRRIASGEATLLSLRAVDGEATGHRFYPASREEAALAAEAAQQAFAVYSQTTPQQRAHFLCAIADELDALGEPFFAIAGQETALPLARLQGERARTSGQLRMFADVILRGDTFAARIDTALADRQPLPRPDLRQYQQALGPVAVFGASNFPLAFSTAGGDTASALAAGCPVVVKAHPGHMATAELTAEAIVRAVVRCGLPGGVFNMIFGTDIGAELVRHPAIQAVGFTGSLAGGKALYQLAQQRPQPIPLFAEMSAINPLIILPQALQTRAGALANELVASFTLGGGQFCTRPGLILALRGAGLERFKSALCAAVADSTPQVLLNAPTLQHYRQGVAALAAHPRIEKLASGIAAGAGQAQTLLWQAQVEDLLAQDTLLQTEVFGPLSLLVEVDDVAQLQAVVKALQGQLTATLHAEADDGPLAASLLPLLCEKAGRVLFNGYPTGVEVCDAMVHGGPWPATTDARGTSVGSRAIERFLRPVCLQNAPAALLPPALQDANPLNLLRLVNGQWTREAISSSH